One segment of Panthera leo isolate Ple1 chromosome A3, P.leo_Ple1_pat1.1, whole genome shotgun sequence DNA contains the following:
- the PEX13 gene encoding peroxisome biogenesis factor 13 isoform X1, translated as MASQPPPPPKPWETRRIPGAGPGPGPGPTFQSADLGPSLLTRPGQPTLTRVPPPILPRPSQQTGSSNVNTFRPAYSSFSSGYGAYGNSFYGSYSPYSYGYNGLGYNRLRVDDLPPSRFVQQAEESSRGAFQSIESIVHAFASVSMMMDATFSAVYNSFRAVLDVANHFSRLKIHFTKVFSAFALVRTIRYLYRRLQWMIGLRRGSENEDLWAESEGTVACLGAEDKAANSAKSWPIFLFFAVILGGPYLIWKLLSTHNDEVTDNTNWASGEDDHVVARAEYDFAAVSEEEISFRAGDMLNLALKEQQPKVRGWLLASLDGQTTGLIPANYVKILGKRRGRKAMESSKISKQQQSFTNTTLIKGATAADSLDEQEANFESVFVETNKVPVAPDSTGKGGDKQDL; from the exons ATGGCTTCCCAGCCGCCGCCTCCCCCGAAACCCTGGGAGACCCGCCGAATTCCGGGGGCCGGGCCAGGACCAGGACCCGGCCCCACTTTCCA atctgcTGATTTGGGTCCTAGTTTATTGACAAGACCTGGACAACCAACACTTACCAGAGTGCCCCCACCTATTCTTCCAAGGCCATCACAGCAGACAGGAAGCAGCAATGTGAATACTTTCAGACCTGCTTACAGTTCATTTTCTTCAGGATATGGTGCCTATGGAAATTCGTTTTATGGAAGCTATAGCCCTTATAGTTATGGATATAATGGGTTGGGCTATAACCGCCTCCGTGTAGATGATCTGCCACCCAGTAGATTTGTTCAGCAAGCTGAAGAAAGCAGCAGAGGTGCATTTCAGTCCATTGAAAGTATTGTGCATGCATTTGCCTCTGTCAGTATGATGATGGATGCTACCTTTTCAGCTGTCTATAACAGTTTCAGGGCTGTATTGGATGTAGCAAATCACTTTTCCcgattaaaaatacatttcacaaaGGTTTTTTCAGCTTTTGCATTAGTTAGGACTATAAGGTATCTTTACAGACGGTTACAGTGGATGATAGGTTTAAGAAGAGGCTCTGAGAATGAGGACCTATGGGCAGAAAGTGAAGGAACTGTGGCTTGCCTTGGTGCTGAGGACAAAGCAGCTAATTCAGCCAAATCTTGGCCAATATTCTTGTTCTTTGCTGTTATCCTTGGTGGTCCTTACCTCATCTGGAAACTTCTGTCTACCCATAATGATGAAGTCACAG ACAACACCAACTGGGCAAGTGGTGAGGATGACCATGTAGTTGCTAGAGCAGAATATGATTTTGCTGCTGTGTCCGAAGAAGAAATTTCTTTCCGTGCTGGTGATATGCTAAACTTAGCTCTCAAAG AACAGCAACCCAAAGTGCGTGGTTGGCTTCTGGCTAGTCTTGATGGTCAAACAACAGGACTTATACCTGCTAATTATGTCAAAATTCTTGGTAAAAGAAGAGGTAGAAAAGCAATGGAATCCAGTAAAATTTCCAAGCAGCAACAATCTTTTACCAACACAACACTAATTAAAGGAGCCACGGCTGCTGATTCTTTGGATGAACAGGAAGCTAACTTTGAATCTGTTTTTGTTGAGACTAATAAGGTTCCAGTTGCACCTGATTCCACTGGGAAAGGTGGAGATAAACAAGATCTTTGA
- the PEX13 gene encoding peroxisome biogenesis factor 13 isoform X2, whose translation MASQPPPPPKPWETRRIPGAGPGPGPGPTFQSADLGPSLLTRPGQPTLTRVPPPILPRPSQQTGSSNVNTFRPAYSSFSSGYGAYGNSFYGSYSPYSYGYNGLGYNRLRVDDLPPSRFVQQAEESSRGAFQSIESIVHAFASVSMMMDATFSAVYNSFRAVLDVANHFSRLKIHFTKVFSAFALVRTIRYLYRRLQWMIGLRRGSENEDLWAESEGTVACLGAEDKAANSAKSWPIFLFFAVILGGPYLIWKLLSTHNDEVTDNTNWASGEDDHVVARAEYDFAAVSEEEISFRAGDMLNLALKVSIQYLQNYSSQSHGMNFVFWPKVT comes from the exons ATGGCTTCCCAGCCGCCGCCTCCCCCGAAACCCTGGGAGACCCGCCGAATTCCGGGGGCCGGGCCAGGACCAGGACCCGGCCCCACTTTCCA atctgcTGATTTGGGTCCTAGTTTATTGACAAGACCTGGACAACCAACACTTACCAGAGTGCCCCCACCTATTCTTCCAAGGCCATCACAGCAGACAGGAAGCAGCAATGTGAATACTTTCAGACCTGCTTACAGTTCATTTTCTTCAGGATATGGTGCCTATGGAAATTCGTTTTATGGAAGCTATAGCCCTTATAGTTATGGATATAATGGGTTGGGCTATAACCGCCTCCGTGTAGATGATCTGCCACCCAGTAGATTTGTTCAGCAAGCTGAAGAAAGCAGCAGAGGTGCATTTCAGTCCATTGAAAGTATTGTGCATGCATTTGCCTCTGTCAGTATGATGATGGATGCTACCTTTTCAGCTGTCTATAACAGTTTCAGGGCTGTATTGGATGTAGCAAATCACTTTTCCcgattaaaaatacatttcacaaaGGTTTTTTCAGCTTTTGCATTAGTTAGGACTATAAGGTATCTTTACAGACGGTTACAGTGGATGATAGGTTTAAGAAGAGGCTCTGAGAATGAGGACCTATGGGCAGAAAGTGAAGGAACTGTGGCTTGCCTTGGTGCTGAGGACAAAGCAGCTAATTCAGCCAAATCTTGGCCAATATTCTTGTTCTTTGCTGTTATCCTTGGTGGTCCTTACCTCATCTGGAAACTTCTGTCTACCCATAATGATGAAGTCACAG ACAACACCAACTGGGCAAGTGGTGAGGATGACCATGTAGTTGCTAGAGCAGAATATGATTTTGCTGCTGTGTCCGAAGAAGAAATTTCTTTCCGTGCTGGTGATATGCTAAACTTAGCTCTCAAAG TTAGCATTCAGTATCTTCAGAATTATTCATCACAATCACATGGAATGAATTTTGTATTTTGGCCAAAAGTTACGTAA